One genomic region from Candidatus Nomurabacteria bacterium encodes:
- a CDS encoding Ig-like domain-containing protein, with protein sequence MYIKILKSTKLQMIVLLTALLLSVSLVLSLHKAQAATECSDESLGKVTQQYTVPSGQEGEYKLWVRMSAETAGNDSVWFKNDDGGCVAIGDVNVPVGSWKWVDYHSGNESYKTVGVNLSARTYTMSLIGRESGVKVDKVLFVKDTGCVPTDAQGNPCLTVIDTTPPQVSVSAPTSPLSGTKQLTAQASDNDAIKSVTFLLNGSPLTPADSMSPYTYDLDTTKYTNGTYKLTAMAEDVSGNKRTSTEISITINNVIPDTTKPNVSITNPPNSSTPIPEGSFTFSANASDNIAIQRVVFKLDGQEIGSDNSSPYSATTTVTKGTHTLEVTAVDTSNLEAKQTMSFTVTAPSSGGKACDFDSSGTVDLPDLARLLANWKKSVTSGKDGDCNGANGQPDGMVGIEDLGKLLALWKK encoded by the coding sequence ATGTATATAAAAATACTTAAATCAACAAAATTACAGATGATAGTACTACTCACGGCTCTTCTTTTGTCGGTGTCGCTAGTTTTATCATTACACAAGGCACAGGCAGCAACGGAGTGCTCAGACGAATCTTTAGGTAAAGTTACCCAACAATATACCGTACCATCAGGACAAGAGGGAGAGTATAAGCTTTGGGTTAGGATGAGTGCTGAAACAGCAGGAAACGATTCAGTATGGTTTAAAAATGACGACGGTGGCTGTGTTGCCATCGGGGACGTTAATGTGCCCGTGGGGTCATGGAAGTGGGTCGACTATCATAGCGGAAATGAAAGTTATAAAACAGTAGGCGTTAACCTTTCTGCACGAACCTATACTATGAGTTTGATAGGAAGGGAAAGTGGGGTCAAGGTAGATAAAGTACTGTTCGTAAAAGACACCGGATGTGTGCCTACAGATGCGCAAGGAAATCCTTGTTTAACGGTTATTGATACTACTCCACCACAAGTGTCGGTATCTGCACCCACATCACCATTAAGCGGAACCAAGCAATTAACTGCTCAGGCAAGTGATAATGACGCTATTAAGAGTGTTACATTTCTACTCAACGGAAGTCCACTTACTCCAGCAGATAGCATGTCGCCGTATACCTACGACTTAGACACTACTAAATATACAAATGGAACATATAAACTCACTGCGATGGCCGAAGATGTATCTGGAAATAAAAGAACAAGCACTGAAATCAGCATAACAATAAATAATGTTATACCAGATACTACAAAACCGAATGTTAGTATTACCAATCCACCAAACTCGAGTACTCCAATTCCCGAAGGATCATTTACCTTCTCAGCAAATGCATCCGATAATATAGCGATACAAAGAGTTGTATTCAAACTAGATGGACAAGAAATTGGCTCAGACAATTCTTCGCCATATTCCGCTACGACAACTGTAACTAAAGGTACCCATACATTAGAAGTAACGGCTGTGGATACATCCAACCTGGAGGCAAAACAAACCATGAGCTTCACAGTAACTGCGCCATCTTCTGGAGGTAAGGCATGTGACTTTGATTCAAGTGGTACAGTTGACTTGCCGGATCTGGCTAGATTGCTGGCAAATTGGAAGAAGTCAGTTACGAGCGGAAAGGATGGAGATTGCAATGGCGCGAATGGGCAACCCGATGGCATGGTAGGCATTGAAGATCTAGGTAAGTTATTAGCATTATGGAAGAAATAA
- a CDS encoding histidine phosphatase family protein: MNNIRPKHLVLVRHGESEGDVRRSKMDQPTRNVLKKHPRDEEQTELGHRQSLITGRWILKHILQRNNIECFDWQMTSPLIRTIQSTESLSLNKPWIEEPKLLERDRGLIQGMTRAEHQAEYPNSFTEMKEHPYYWRPPNGESLLRVSMRIGELINSFMESDANSAIFMTHRDLIWSSYLPLMITSVENIESVDTEKIENSQITYCTNVNPHTRKVESTELLWIQTTTPWKSSDSELRKLHS, encoded by the coding sequence GTGAATAATATCCGACCAAAACATCTAGTACTTGTTAGGCATGGAGAAAGCGAAGGCGATGTTAGAAGATCAAAGATGGACCAACCCACAAGAAATGTCCTGAAAAAACACCCTAGAGATGAGGAGCAAACAGAACTAGGGCATCGCCAATCTTTAATTACGGGTAGGTGGATTTTAAAACATATCCTACAAAGAAACAATATTGAGTGTTTTGATTGGCAAATGACATCACCACTAATACGCACAATTCAATCTACAGAATCGCTCTCACTTAATAAACCATGGATAGAAGAACCTAAACTACTTGAGAGAGATAGGGGCTTGATTCAAGGAATGACAAGAGCAGAACATCAAGCAGAATATCCAAACAGTTTCACAGAAATGAAAGAACATCCATACTATTGGCGCCCACCAAATGGTGAATCATTGCTACGAGTTTCAATGCGTATTGGGGAATTGATAAATAGTTTTATGGAAAGTGATGCAAATTCAGCTATATTTATGACACATCGTGACTTGATTTGGTCATCCTATCTGCCTTTAATGATCACATCGGTTGAAAATATAGAAAGCGTGGACACCGAAAAAATTGAAAATAGCCAAATTACTTATTGTACAAATGTTAATCCACATACAAGAAAAGTCGAATCGACTGAGTTGTTATGGATACAAACTACTACACCCTGGAAAAGCTCAGACTCAGAGTTGAGGAAACTTCACAGTTAG
- the cls gene encoding cardiolipin synthase, protein MIDNLTWTAVALFIIDWIIRIGFIIYIPRKRNPNSAIAWLLLLFILPGLGILLFLIIGNPRLSKNRRNMQRTADKLISNITDSMKDDIGSLSEQQKARARSLISLNRSLAKFPASGGNSVIIQPEYNDSVKDLINEVKKAKEFVHIEYFIVALDKTTKPLFDAMKEAVDRGVRVRLLFDGMGYRAYPKRKEMKKLLTEIGVEWHEMLPIKFRPSQYNRPDLRNHRKIVVIDDKYAYIGSLNMIDRTYHRKDDIYYDELVVKLSGPIVRQCSAVFACDWYFESGERLQKIISPKFRKMPKKAGDVVAQLVPSGSGFDNSNNSRLFASLMYKAQSKVVITNPYFVPNEAMLEAVTSASLRGVDVKIINSMAMDQWMVGHAQRSFYDQLMKAGVKIYLYKYPKLLHSKHMTIDDDIAVIGSSNMDIRSFELNQECVVVAYDKKVVSDLAKVQKQNLSNSKRVDVNEWDRRKLFDKFLDSLARLTSALQ, encoded by the coding sequence ATGATTGACAATTTAACGTGGACAGCAGTTGCATTATTTATTATTGATTGGATTATTCGGATTGGATTTATTATCTATATTCCCAGGAAGAGAAATCCAAATTCAGCTATTGCATGGCTACTACTATTATTTATATTGCCGGGCTTAGGGATACTTTTGTTTTTGATAATCGGTAACCCAAGGTTATCAAAAAACCGAAGAAATATGCAGAGGACTGCCGATAAGCTTATATCAAACATAACAGATAGCATGAAGGATGATATAGGGAGTTTATCTGAACAACAAAAGGCCCGAGCAAGGTCATTGATATCCTTAAACAGATCACTTGCTAAATTCCCGGCTAGTGGTGGCAACTCTGTGATAATACAGCCAGAATATAATGATTCGGTCAAGGATCTTATTAATGAAGTGAAAAAAGCTAAGGAATTCGTACATATAGAGTACTTTATTGTTGCATTAGATAAGACCACAAAACCTCTTTTTGATGCTATGAAGGAGGCAGTAGATAGAGGAGTAAGGGTTCGGTTACTTTTTGACGGTATGGGATACAGAGCATATCCAAAACGCAAAGAAATGAAAAAGCTTCTAACAGAAATTGGTGTTGAATGGCACGAAATGTTGCCAATTAAGTTTAGGCCAAGCCAGTATAATCGGCCTGACCTTAGAAACCACCGCAAGATTGTAGTTATAGATGACAAATATGCCTACATCGGTTCACTTAATATGATAGACAGGACATACCATAGAAAGGACGATATATATTACGATGAATTGGTTGTTAAGTTAAGTGGGCCAATAGTTAGACAATGCTCGGCGGTATTTGCATGTGATTGGTATTTTGAAAGTGGAGAACGACTGCAGAAAATCATTAGCCCTAAGTTTAGGAAAATGCCCAAAAAAGCAGGAGATGTAGTTGCTCAATTAGTACCAAGTGGGTCAGGGTTTGACAACTCAAATAACTCAAGATTGTTTGCGTCATTGATGTATAAAGCTCAAAGCAAGGTTGTAATAACAAATCCATATTTTGTGCCAAATGAGGCTATGTTGGAGGCGGTAACCTCTGCGTCTTTGAGAGGTGTTGATGTAAAGATAATTAACTCTATGGCAATGGATCAATGGATGGTTGGACATGCCCAGAGGTCATTTTACGACCAGTTAATGAAGGCAGGTGTGAAAATATACTTATATAAGTATCCAAAGTTATTGCATTCAAAACACATGACAATAGATGATGATATAGCAGTGATAGGCTCGAGTAATATGGATATTAGGTCGTTTGAGTTAAATCAAGAATGTGTTGTCGTGGCTTATGATAAAAAGGTGGTAAGCGATTTAGCTAAAGTTCAAAAACAAAATCTTAGCAACTCTAAAAGAGTGGATGTTAATGAATGGGATAGAAGAAAATTATTTGACAAGTTCTTAGATAGCCTTGCTCGTTTAACATCTGCTTTGCAGTAA
- a CDS encoding fibronectin type III domain-containing protein: MDYQEQNQNLPQANIPELNTTNTSKESKKPILLIVLLIIATALIASGATYFWQKSKNNASVVKLNESQSKINQLEQKLTELTNEKEKPQTTVNQPKTSNTPNPDLIPGDADTHRDDGRTLITLVWKQSLKPTEVWMEYGTDPSNLDKSSSKLTKELGMGSDTYTQGYSVAVSNSELEPGNTYYYRVVATINGETQKSAVASFVAVK; this comes from the coding sequence ATGGATTATCAAGAACAAAATCAAAATTTACCTCAAGCAAATATACCAGAATTAAACACGACGAATACAAGCAAAGAATCAAAAAAACCTATTTTACTTATCGTTTTGTTAATAATAGCTACTGCTTTAATTGCCTCTGGTGCTACTTATTTTTGGCAAAAATCAAAAAATAATGCTTCAGTTGTAAAGCTAAACGAATCTCAATCAAAAATAAATCAGTTGGAACAAAAGCTAACCGAGTTAACCAACGAAAAAGAAAAACCGCAAACGACTGTTAATCAACCCAAGACTAGCAACACACCAAACCCTGACCTAATTCCAGGAGACGCTGATACTCACCGAGACGATGGCAGAACATTAATAACTCTCGTTTGGAAGCAATCCCTAAAACCTACTGAAGTATGGATGGAGTATGGAACTGACCCAAGTAATCTTGATAAATCGTCATCAAAACTAACAAAAGAACTTGGAATGGGATCGGATACGTATACACAAGGATATAGTGTTGCTGTTAGTAATTCCGAATTAGAGCCCGGCAATACCTACTATTATCGCGTGGTAGCAACGATTAATGGAGAAACACAGAAAAGCGCAGTAGCAAGCTTTGTGGCTGTAAAATAG
- a CDS encoding SRPBCC family protein yields the protein MIKSSVEINRKPDDVFAYIAQLDKHGEWQEAIISSKKEPKGPTRVGTRNTELRKMPGGPREVTSEVIEYNPPKRISAKGIDNGPMQALISISVKPVQGGLHSKVTFELELIGRGIGKLFVGFARRKSKKQVPKDLFSLKQKLEDKA from the coding sequence ATGATTAAATCTAGTGTTGAGATTAATCGAAAACCCGATGACGTGTTTGCGTACATAGCTCAGCTCGACAAACACGGCGAGTGGCAAGAAGCAATCATAAGTTCTAAAAAAGAACCTAAAGGCCCCACTAGAGTTGGTACGCGTAATACTGAACTCCGAAAAATGCCAGGTGGCCCTAGAGAAGTTACGTCGGAGGTGATTGAGTATAATCCACCGAAGAGAATTTCTGCTAAGGGAATAGACAATGGTCCAATGCAGGCTCTTATCTCAATAAGTGTCAAACCTGTGCAGGGTGGGTTACACTCGAAAGTTACATTTGAACTTGAACTCATAGGGCGTGGTATTGGTAAGTTATTTGTAGGATTTGCCAGACGTAAGAGCAAAAAGCAAGTTCCAAAAGATCTCTTTTCCCTCAAGCAAAAACTCGAAGACAAAGCTTAG
- a CDS encoding bifunctional 5,10-methylenetetrahydrofolate dehydrogenase/5,10-methenyltetrahydrofolate cyclohydrolase: MKELNGGELAGFIKERQAKQVRTLRQSHKISPKLAIIRTNPDPIVDSYMRLKQNYGADIGVEVDVHTIDQSEATRLINSLNKNNDVHGVIVQIPLPDKSQTSEVLDSVTPVKDVDALGKNAIYDPATPMAISWLLAGYNVNFTDKQVVIVGHGRLVGRPLAKMWLQSGYNIHVVNKKVNNLTEEVQKADILICATGVPGLITKDMIKEKAVVVDAGVATDSNGLVGDVAEEVRNLPNITITPVKGGVGPLTVCALFENVIRATRAQMSTSNL, encoded by the coding sequence ATGAAAGAATTAAATGGCGGTGAGTTGGCTGGATTTATTAAAGAACGTCAGGCAAAACAAGTTCGTACTTTGCGTCAATCACATAAAATTAGTCCCAAGTTGGCGATTATTCGAACCAACCCTGACCCTATTGTTGATAGCTATATGAGATTAAAGCAGAACTATGGTGCAGATATTGGAGTTGAAGTTGATGTTCATACTATTGATCAGTCAGAAGCGACCAGGCTTATAAATAGCCTAAACAAGAACAATGATGTTCACGGAGTTATCGTTCAAATCCCATTGCCTGATAAATCACAGACCTCAGAAGTTTTAGATTCTGTCACGCCAGTTAAGGATGTCGATGCTTTGGGCAAAAACGCCATCTATGACCCTGCTACACCAATGGCTATCAGTTGGTTGTTGGCTGGATATAACGTGAATTTTACAGATAAACAAGTAGTTATTGTTGGTCACGGCAGATTGGTTGGTAGGCCTTTGGCAAAGATGTGGCTACAGTCGGGATACAATATTCATGTTGTTAACAAAAAGGTCAACAACTTAACAGAAGAGGTACAAAAAGCTGATATTTTAATTTGCGCAACAGGGGTTCCAGGATTAATTACTAAAGATATGATAAAAGAAAAAGCAGTCGTAGTTGATGCGGGCGTCGCAACTGATAGTAATGGATTAGTTGGTGATGTAGCAGAAGAAGTTAGGAACTTGCCCAACATAACAATAACGCCCGTTAAGGGTGGGGTTGGTCCATTAACTGTGTGTGCATTGTTTGAGAATGTAATTAGAGCAACAAGGGCTCAGATGTCCACAAGCAATTTATGA
- the murI gene encoding glutamate racemase, giving the protein MKIGVFDSGVGGLSVAKAIEEAFPKDNIVFMNDPQNVPYGTKTKAELIKLVLPILKKMTTDGCDVIVIACNTVTTTLIDRLRSEITVPLIGMEPMVKPACESTKSNKIAVLATPSTLSSDRYQGLKKSYAQNIEVIEPDCSDWAKMIEESKIDQEKISMITNDVCSKGVDVIVLGCTHYHWIENRIKTVSNGRAKVLQPEEPVIKQLQRVMQGFGR; this is encoded by the coding sequence ATGAAGATAGGGGTTTTTGATTCTGGTGTCGGTGGGTTGTCAGTTGCCAAGGCTATAGAAGAGGCTTTCCCGAAAGACAATATTGTTTTTATGAATGATCCCCAAAACGTACCTTACGGGACGAAGACAAAAGCAGAGTTGATAAAACTTGTGCTACCAATTCTAAAAAAAATGACTACCGATGGGTGTGATGTCATTGTGATAGCTTGCAATACGGTTACAACGACGTTAATAGATCGACTGCGGAGTGAAATAACAGTTCCTTTAATAGGCATGGAGCCAATGGTTAAGCCAGCTTGTGAGAGTACAAAATCTAACAAAATTGCTGTTTTGGCAACCCCATCAACTCTATCTAGCGATAGGTATCAAGGTCTAAAGAAGTCTTATGCGCAAAATATTGAGGTGATCGAGCCTGATTGTAGTGACTGGGCGAAAATGATCGAGGAAAGTAAAATTGACCAGGAAAAGATATCAATGATCACTAACGATGTTTGCAGTAAAGGAGTTGATGTAATTGTTCTCGGGTGCACACATTATCATTGGATTGAAAATCGAATAAAAACAGTATCAAACGGTAGAGCTAAAGTTTTACAACCAGAAGAACCAGTGATTAAACAACTACAAAGGGTTATGCAAGGTTTTGGGCGTTAA
- the murD gene encoding UDP-N-acetylmuramoyl-L-alanine--D-glutamate ligase, with protein MNIAIVGFGEQGRSSFNYWFSKGDVVVICDKKRDLELPAGAIDKLGYSYLDDLHEFDLIVRSPAVHPRTILEANPDHPEIIDKITSNTEEFFKVCKAPIIGVTGSKGKGTTSTLITRILEESGKNVHLGGNIGTPPLDLLKNNISENDIVVLELANFQLIDLRYSPHIAVCLMITEEHLDWHPDMYEYINAKKQIFAHQTVNDVAVYNAKNVYSTEIATASPAHYKIGYDAPIDEHEPIESTDGIYVDGNHIKAFGKHVVSLHDIHLKGRHNLQNVCASIGATWDLIGKRPKIIKKALDGFVGLPHRLEEIGTLNGVTFVDDSFGTNPATAEVAIKAYDQPKVLIIGGSDKNNDFTDLIETINNSNIRHIVAIGEMGPRIIEMLKNSPNNKNTPYTIINSSQTMKDIVSTAIHFAQSGDVVLLSTACASFDMFKNYKDRGEQFKAEVNAQNLA; from the coding sequence ATGAACATTGCAATTGTTGGGTTTGGCGAACAAGGTCGCTCATCTTTTAATTATTGGTTTAGTAAAGGTGACGTAGTGGTTATTTGTGATAAAAAACGTGACCTAGAGCTTCCAGCGGGCGCTATCGATAAACTTGGTTACAGTTATCTGGATGATCTCCATGAATTTGATCTCATAGTTAGGAGTCCTGCAGTACATCCAAGAACAATCCTTGAAGCAAACCCAGATCACCCTGAAATTATCGATAAAATCACCTCGAATACAGAAGAGTTCTTTAAAGTATGCAAAGCACCGATAATTGGGGTAACTGGTAGTAAAGGTAAAGGAACCACCTCAACATTAATTACACGCATATTAGAAGAGTCGGGTAAAAACGTACATCTTGGCGGTAATATTGGCACACCCCCACTTGACCTATTAAAAAACAATATATCCGAGAATGATATTGTTGTTCTTGAACTAGCAAACTTTCAACTAATCGACCTTAGATACAGTCCGCATATTGCAGTCTGTTTGATGATTACAGAAGAGCACCTTGATTGGCACCCTGATATGTACGAGTATATTAATGCAAAAAAACAGATTTTTGCACATCAGACAGTCAACGATGTTGCTGTATACAACGCCAAAAATGTTTACTCCACTGAGATAGCTACGGCATCTCCAGCACACTACAAGATAGGCTACGATGCACCCATAGACGAACATGAACCGATTGAATCTACTGACGGAATTTACGTTGACGGCAACCATATCAAGGCCTTTGGTAAGCATGTTGTCAGTCTGCATGATATCCACCTCAAGGGTCGTCATAATCTACAAAACGTCTGCGCTTCGATTGGCGCGACTTGGGACTTGATTGGAAAACGACCAAAAATTATCAAAAAAGCTTTAGACGGTTTTGTTGGCTTGCCACATAGACTTGAGGAAATCGGCACTCTAAATGGAGTAACTTTTGTGGACGACTCGTTTGGCACTAATCCAGCAACCGCAGAAGTAGCAATCAAAGCATATGACCAACCAAAAGTATTAATTATTGGTGGTTCAGATAAAAATAACGACTTCACCGACCTAATAGAAACCATCAATAACAGTAACATTCGCCACATTGTGGCAATTGGCGAAATGGGCCCACGTATTATAGAAATGTTGAAAAACTCGCCTAACAATAAAAACACACCATATACGATCATAAATTCCTCTCAAACAATGAAGGACATAGTATCCACCGCGATACACTTTGCTCAAAGTGGAGATGTAGTATTACTATCGACAGCTTGCGCCAGCTTTGATATGTTCAAAAACTATAAAGACCGTGGCGAGCAGTTTAAGGCAGAGGTTAACGCCCAAAACCTTGCATAA
- a CDS encoding response regulator has protein sequence MANKVAIVEDDQAIAQMYRIKFEAEGYDVDTAENGLLGLELAENMKPDIILLDLMMPEMNGSEMLAKLRATSWGRNIKVVVLTNMGEQEIPEEIKQLNVSAVILKADMTPKQVADLVKKLLSS, from the coding sequence ATGGCGAACAAGGTCGCAATTGTCGAAGACGATCAAGCAATAGCCCAGATGTACAGAATAAAATTCGAAGCAGAAGGGTACGACGTTGACACGGCCGAAAATGGTCTGCTCGGTTTAGAGCTTGCCGAAAACATGAAACCTGATATTATTCTGCTTGATCTAATGATGCCTGAGATGAATGGCTCAGAAATGCTTGCCAAACTCCGAGCAACCTCCTGGGGTAGAAATATCAAAGTTGTTGTTCTTACAAATATGGGTGAACAAGAAATACCAGAAGAAATCAAACAACTGAACGTTTCAGCAGTAATCCTTAAGGCAGACATGACGCCCAAACAAGTAGCCGATCTAGTAAAAAAACTCCTGTCTTCTTAA
- a CDS encoding response regulator — translation MNPDKTPQKGSVKVAVIEDEISICDMYKMKLSSAGYAVETAHNGQEGLELLNNFRPQLILLDLKMPIMSGDEMLAKLRETEWGAEIRVIVLTNISRDEAPRNLQFLNIDRYIVKAHHTPSQVLEIVQEII, via the coding sequence ATGAATCCAGATAAGACCCCACAAAAAGGCAGTGTTAAAGTTGCCGTAATCGAAGACGAAATTAGTATTTGTGATATGTACAAGATGAAGCTATCTTCTGCTGGTTACGCCGTAGAAACTGCTCACAACGGGCAAGAAGGGCTAGAATTACTCAACAACTTTAGGCCACAACTCATTTTGCTCGACTTGAAAATGCCTATTATGAGTGGCGACGAAATGTTAGCTAAGCTTAGAGAAACAGAGTGGGGTGCAGAGATTCGCGTAATTGTCTTGACGAACATTAGTAGAGATGAAGCTCCACGCAATCTGCAATTTTTAAACATTGATCGATACATAGTTAAGGCGCATCATACTCCGTCACAAGTATTAGAAATTGTTCAAGAGATTATCTAA
- a CDS encoding response regulator: MIKVAIIEDDPAILQMYRLKFEAEGFSVYTAENGEAGLLLCERKNPDIVLLDLMMPIISGDEMLAKLRETDWGKNMKVVVLTNVSEAKIAEKVKELGVIELLTKAQLTPASLVDKVRTLV, encoded by the coding sequence ATGATAAAAGTAGCAATAATCGAAGATGACCCCGCCATTTTACAAATGTATCGATTAAAATTTGAGGCAGAGGGTTTTAGTGTTTACACGGCAGAAAATGGCGAAGCTGGACTATTACTATGCGAACGTAAGAATCCAGATATTGTCTTGCTTGACCTAATGATGCCAATTATAAGTGGTGATGAAATGCTCGCTAAACTCCGCGAAACAGATTGGGGTAAAAATATGAAGGTAGTTGTTTTAACTAATGTAAGCGAGGCAAAAATTGCAGAGAAAGTTAAAGAACTTGGCGTGATAGAATTGCTAACCAAAGCTCAGCTAACCCCTGCTAGTCTAGTTGATAAGGTACGAACCTTGGTTTAA
- a CDS encoding pyruvoyl-dependent arginine decarboxylase, with translation MEIQISTGIGIGPTQLSAFDSALNNAGVANYNLLKLSSVIPPKSKIVINKTALTELPGEWGDRLYVVMAEQRAHVPNEEAWAGIGWVQDKKTGRGLFVEHEGSSEKAVKNDIKQSLEALMATRNVDFGKIHMQVVGATCKHLPVCAMVVAVYQADGWKIRV, from the coding sequence ATGGAAATTCAAATATCAACAGGTATAGGGATTGGCCCAACTCAGCTATCTGCTTTTGATTCTGCGCTAAATAATGCTGGCGTTGCAAACTATAATTTACTAAAACTTAGTTCTGTGATACCGCCAAAGTCAAAAATAGTTATCAATAAAACCGCACTTACAGAGTTGCCTGGCGAATGGGGTGATAGATTGTATGTGGTAATGGCTGAACAGCGTGCTCATGTACCAAATGAAGAAGCTTGGGCAGGAATTGGCTGGGTGCAAGACAAAAAGACAGGTCGAGGCTTGTTCGTGGAGCACGAAGGCAGTAGCGAAAAGGCAGTAAAAAATGATATAAAACAAAGTCTAGAGGCGTTAATGGCTACCAGAAATGTAGATTTTGGAAAAATTCATATGCAAGTTGTGGGTGCGACTTGTAAACATCTACCTGTCTGTGCGATGGTTGTGGCGGTATATCAAGCCGATGGATGGAAAATTAGGGTATAG
- a CDS encoding DUF2156 domain-containing protein — translation MLRIPYNLEPITIDSLPEIKSFTSNFKPYSDYNFTSIYCWNTDDQAEFTFYNDNLILKMPEYNTDQVTFSLLGTTKIDETIHELSRHTQSTTGISDTLKYIPDIVIDKINQYASYRVYEDIDNNDYILSTDEAIKLEGAKYSNKRKKINKLLSSIGKDIKICELDLKNAKHIDEIQYINQRWKQESNSNMFIDVSDIKAIHKLLDNYSNLSKSLQIRCIGIRVNSVLEAYCIYELLEQNWAITHFGKALKTHKGMYEFMMVELLRYLNKEGVKYVNYEQDLGIPGLRENKQNAKPIMYLKKYCISLI, via the coding sequence ATGCTTAGAATTCCCTACAATCTTGAGCCTATCACCATTGACTCTCTTCCCGAAATTAAATCATTCACTTCTAATTTTAAACCATATTCTGATTATAACTTCACTAGTATCTATTGTTGGAACACTGATGATCAAGCAGAATTCACCTTTTACAACGATAATCTCATTCTAAAAATGCCAGAATATAATACCGACCAAGTCACTTTCAGTCTATTAGGTACAACAAAAATTGATGAAACAATCCATGAACTATCACGACATACGCAATCAACTACTGGTATCTCAGATACACTAAAATACATTCCAGACATCGTGATTGATAAAATCAATCAATACGCATCGTATAGAGTGTACGAAGACATAGATAATAATGACTACATACTATCGACTGATGAGGCAATTAAATTAGAAGGTGCGAAGTATTCAAATAAACGTAAGAAGATAAACAAGTTGTTGTCTAGCATTGGCAAGGATATTAAAATATGCGAGCTAGACCTCAAGAATGCAAAACATATCGATGAAATTCAGTATATTAACCAGCGATGGAAACAGGAATCAAACTCTAATATGTTTATTGATGTAAGTGATATAAAAGCAATACATAAACTACTCGACAACTATTCAAACTTGTCAAAATCATTACAAATACGATGTATTGGAATACGTGTTAATTCTGTGCTCGAAGCATATTGTATTTACGAACTACTCGAACAAAATTGGGCAATAACACATTTCGGCAAAGCCTTAAAAACCCATAAAGGAATGTACGAATTCATGATGGTTGAACTACTTAGATATCTGAATAAAGAGGGAGTGAAATATGTTAATTACGAGCAAGACCTTGGCATTCCTGGGCTACGAGAGAACAAACAAAACGCAAAACCCATTATGTACCTAAAAAAATATTGCATTTCCTTGATTTAA